The bacterium genomic interval TGACGTTGACGAAGATCTGCGCTCCCTGGTCCGCCAGTTCCCGGGAAAGTTCGGGGAAGAGGCCCTCGTAACAGATCTGGGGCCCGACCCGGAGGCCGGCGATCCGCCGGATCCCGGGCCCGGGTCCCGGGGTGAAATTTCCCGCCCAGGGAAACCATCGCCTCACGCCGGGAAGCGAACGGGAGAAAGGGACGTACTCCCCGAATACCAGCAGGCGGGTCTTGTCGTACGGCGGGCCCGTCATCCAGCCGTCCCGCCCGACGAACACCATGGAATTGGACTTCCTGCCGGTGCCTGCGTCACGCCTCAACGCGCCGGTGATCAGGGGAGTCCCGTTGCGCTGGACGAATTCCGACAGGACCGCGGCGTACCCGGCGTGCCGCCGGCCGGTAAGGATCGTGCCGGAGAACGCGGTCTCGGGCCACACCACGAAATCCGGCGCCCGTCCCCCTTCCCGCGCGAGGCCCTCCCGTGTCAGCCGGAAATACCGCCGGAGGATCTCCTCCCGGGCGTCTTCCCGCGTTTCCGCGGACACCTTCTCCAGGTTCCCGATGTTTCCCTGCACGACCAGGACCCTCGCCGTGGCATCCGGCGTCGGCTGCCCTTTCCCGGCGATCCATCCCGCCCCGTTGAGCAGGAGCAGGAGAGCCGCCGTGCCTCCCAGCAGGTACGCCCCCTTCCGCTCCTTCCGGTGCTCCCACGCCGCCAGGAGGGCCAGGTTGAGGAACAGGGTCAGGACGCCGAGCCCCTCGAACCCGACGAACTCCGCCAGCTGGAACGCTGGCAGCCGGGCCCCCATCCAGGGATACCCCAGGTTCCAGGGGAAGATCATGGGGACGATTCGCCAGCAGAGCGCGGTGACGCAGGGAAGAAGGAGCATCCGGGCCCCCCGGGAGAGGCGCAACCGGTCCCGCAACAGGGCGAAGGACAGCCCGGCGAGGACAACGAACAGGTGGCCGAACGAGCAGAAGAGCAGCAGCACGAGCAGCGCCGCCGGCCAGGGCATATGCCCGAATTCGTGGGCCGTGTGCGCCACCCAATGGAAGCCGACGAGGCAGAAGAGAAACTGGGCCAGCCAACCCCCCCACAGGATCTTCCGCACGGAGCCTTCGCGGAGCCAGAACAGCCACAGCGGCACGAAGCAGAAAAGGAGCGCCCAGGGCGGGAACGGGATATTGCTTGTACCGAGCAGAAGGCCCGAAAGCAGGGGGAGCCGGTAGCTGGAGAGGCGGGACCGCATTTTCGACACGATAGCGCGAACCGCTCCTCCCGTCACGGGGCAATCGGGTTCCGGGCGGGGCACGCAGGACACGGGTGGCCGGACCGTGTCCTTTTCGCCGAATTTCCCCGGGTCTCCGGCCGATAAAGGAACGGACGGGGGAGGGATCTCTCCGCGGAGGTAGCGTGTGGGCAGGGATGACTGGAAGTACGACGAGGACGCCTGGAACGAGATGGAGGACGAGGGGAAGAAGGCCGCCCCGCCCCCGGAGAAGCAGTGCCCCCAGTGCCTCCACTGGGTCGACCGCGAGGCGGCCTACTGCCCCTGGTGCGGGAAGGAACTCGGGGAGAAGGACCGAAGGCGCTGATTCCGGCGGGATAAAAGAGCCGGAATATAAGGGCTTGACAAAGGCGCGGAATGATTGATAAGTTCACGAATGCTGCAAATTTTGGGCGGTTGCACGTCCAGGTTTGACAGCGGAATCCAGCAAGGAGGTACAAGGAAGTGGCACAAGGAACGGTGAAGTGGTTCAACGACGCGAAGGGGTACGGGTTCATCGCACAGGAGGGCGGTCCGGACGTGTTCGTGCATTTCAGCGCGATCAAGATGGACGGCTTCCGCTCCCTCAAGGAAGGCGAGCGCGTCGAGTTCGAGATCACCGAAGGCCCCAAGGGCCCGCAGGCCGCCAACGTCACCAAGCCGTAACCAGGCGGGCAACCCAGGGGCACGACGAAACCCCTGCAAACCGAAACCCCCCGGCGGGAAACCGCCGGGGGGTTTTTTATCTCGCCGGAGGCGCCGCCGGCATCGCGGGAACCCCGGCCGGGGGCGCGGGCAGGCTCGCCGGCGGGCCGGGCATCGTCTGGACCGGGGCCGGTGCGCCGCTCTTCATGATGCTGCTGGAGGGGGCCCTGCCGGAGAAGTAGGCGAGGAACAGGGAGGTGAGCATGAAGACGATCGCCGCCCCCGCCGTCAGCTTGCTCAGGAAGCTGGTCGGCCCGGTCGAGCCGAACAGGGTCTGCGACGATCCGCCGCCGAAGACCGCGCCGATGTCGGACCCCTTTCCCGTCTGCAGCAGGATGACGAGGATCAGCGCGACGGATACGACGATGTGCAGGATGACGATCAGCGTGTGCATGGTCCGGGTTTCCTTCTTCGGCGTCGGGGGTTAGTGGAACGTCACGATCTTCGCGAACGACTCGGGGGAGAGGCTCGCCCCCCCCACCAGCGCGCCGTCGATGTCCTCGTTCGCCATCAGCGCGGCGATGTTGTCCGGCTTCACGGAGCCGCCGTAGAGGATCCGCACGGAATCGGCGGCGTCTTTCCACAGTTCCTTCAGGCGCCCCCGCAGGAAGGCGTGGACCTCCTGCGCCTGGGCCGGGGTCGCCGTCTTCCCGGTTCCGATCGCCCAGACGGGCTCGTAGGCCACGATGACGCGCGCGGCGGCGTCGGCGGGGATCTCCTTCGATCCTCCGGCGAGCTGCCGCCCGACCACGTCGAACGTCTTCCCGGCCTCCCGGTCCGGCAGCATCTCCCCCACGCAGAGAATGGGTGTGAGCCCCGCGGCGAGGGCGGCGCGGACCTTCCGGTTCACCGCGTCGTCCGTCTCTGCGTAATATTGCCGCCGCTCGGAGTGGCCGATGATGCAATGGGTCGCCCCGGCCTCCTTCAGCATCCGGGCCGAAACCTCCCCGGTGAACGCCCCCTCGTCCGCGAAGTGGACGTTCTGGGACGCCACCCCGATCCCGCTCCCCTTTACGAGCTGCGCCACCGCCCCGATCGAGGGGTACGGCGGAGCGAGGACGATCTCGACCCCCCGGACTCCCGACACCATCGGCAGGAAGGCCCGGACGAAGGCCGCGGCTTCCGCCGCGGTCTTGTACATCTTCCAGTTGCCGGCGACCACCGGAACGCGCACCGCTTACCTCGCCGCGGAGACGTACTTCGCCAGGTCGACCAGGCGGCAGGAGTACCCCCACTCGTTGTCGTACCAGGCGAGCACCTTCGCCATCTTCCCGCCGATCACCTTGGTGGAGAGGGCGTCGAAGGAGGACGAGACCGGGTCGTGGTTGAAATCGATCGAGACGAGCGGCTCGTCCACGTACTGGAGGACCCCCTTCATCGGGCCCTCGGAGGCCTTCTTCATCGCCGCGTTGATCTCCTCCGCCGTGGCGGTCTTCGACAGCTCCACCGTGAGATCCACGAGCGAGACGTTCGGGGTGGGGACGCGGATCGCCATCCCGTCGAGTCGTCCCTTCAGCTCGGGGATGACGAGCGAGACGGCCTTGGCGGCTCCCGTGGTCGTCGGGATCATCGACATCCCCGCGGCGCGGGCCCGGCGCAGGTCCTTGTGCGGCAGGTCGAGGATCTTCTGGTCGTTCGTGTAGGCGTGGATCGTGGTCATCAGGCCGCGCTCGATCCCGAAGGTGTCGAGCAGCACCTTGGCGACCGGGGCGAGGCAGTTCGTGGTGCAGGAGGCGTTGGAGAGGAGGAAGTGCTTCGCCGGGTCGAACGTCTTCTCGTTGACCCCCATGACGAAGGTCGCGTCCTCCCCCTTCGCCGGGGCGGAGATGATCACGCGCTTGGCGCCCGTCGCGAGGTGCTTCCCGGCGCCTTCCCGGTCCGTGTACCTGCCGGTGGACTCGATGACGATCTCGACCCCGAGCTTCCCCCACGGCAGGTCGGCGGCGTCCTTGCACGACAGGACCTGGACCTCCTTGCCGTTCACCACGATGGCGTTTTCCTTCACCTCCACGGACGCCTCGAAGCGGCCGTGCACGGAGTCGTACTTCAGGAGGTGCCCCAGGGTCTTCGCGTCGGTGATGTCGTTCACGGCCACGATCTGGAGAGAGGGATCCTTGTACGCGGCACGGAAGAAGTTGCGGCCGATCCGCCCGAACCCGTTGATGCCGACTTTGACGGCCATATCGCGAACCTCCTGCGCGGTAGTAGGATGATCCTGCCGGAAAGAGAAGATTATACCCCCTGAGGGCCTTCTGTCAATTTTTCCGGGTATATAATGTATCCCCCGGGGACGGGTACGGCCAGCTCCCCGCGGGAGAGGGCGGATCGTGGAGCGGCGGACGATCGTGGTGACGCGGCGCCTGCCAGGGGTGCCGTGGGACGACCTGGCGAAGCGGTTCCGGGCGGGCGGCCCGCCGGGCGAGGGGACGATGCCCCGGGAGGAGTTCCTCGCCCGCGCCCGGGGGGCGTCGGGGATCCTCTGCACGCTGGCGGACCGGGTGGACGCGGAGCTGATGGACGCGGCAGGGCCCTCCCTGGCCGTCGTGTCGAACTTCGCCGTCGGCGTCGACAACGTCGACGTGGCCGGGGCGACCCGGCGCGGGATCCGGGTCTGCAACACGCCGGACGTCCTCACGGACGCGACGGCCGACCTCGGGTTCGCCCTGCTTCTTTCCGCCGCGAGAAAGGTGTCGGACGCCGACCGGTTCGTCCGGGCGGGGGGCTGGACCGGGTGGGACCCGTGGGGACTCCTCGGCGTCCCCGTCGCCGGGAAGACGCTGGGGATCGTCGGGATGGGGAAGATCGGCGCCGGGGTGGCCCTCCGGTCCCGCGGTTTCTCCATGAAGGTCCTCTACCACAACCGCCGCCGGGTTCCTCCGTCGGAGGAGGCGGGACTAGCGGCGTCGTACCGCGATCTCGACGCGCTGCTCGCGGAAAGCGACTTCGTCGTGCTGTGCGTCCCCCTGACGAAGGAGACCCGGGGGCTGATCTCCGCGGAGCGCCTCGGGAGGATGAAGCGGACGGCGGTCCTGGTGAACATCTCCCGGGGAGAGGTGGTGGACGAGGAGGCGGTGGCGACGGCGCTGGCGGAGGGGCGGCTGTTCGGGGCGGGGTTCGACGTGTACGAGAAGGAGCCGATGGTTCACCCGAAGCTGCTGGCGGCCCCGTCGGCGGTGCTCCTGCCGCACCTGGGGAGCGCGACCGGGGAGACGCGGGAGGCGATGGGACGCCTGGCGACGGAGAACCTGCTCGCCGCGCTCGACGGACGGGAGCCGCCGTGTCCCGTCAATTGATGCGGATCCCCTTCCGGCGGAGGATGTCCATGGGGTCGATCGTCCCGGTCCGGTGGAAGGGGACACGGACCACGCCGACGAACGGGGCGAGCACGCTCACCGATCCGTTGAACTCGTAGGAGATCGCCCGGGCCGCGAGCATTTCGCGCAGCGCGTCGGCGAAGATGTCGGTCTGCAGCCGCACGGGCACCTTGACCACCGTCCGCCCGGCGGGCTCGATCCGAACCTCCTCGGTCCGCTCCCCGTCGGCGACCTTCCGGGTTCCCACCGTCGCGGAGTAGGCGACGCCGGTCACCGTCAGGGCGTAGGAATTCGGGTTGTCGATCGCGAGGTGGAGGACCACATCGACCGGCCCCCGGGAGTGGAAGGGGTCGCCGGCCACCCCGACGTCGACGACCCGCACCTTCGGGGCCTTGAAGACCTCTTTCAGGAGGGGGCGGCACGAGGAGACGGGGAGGCACACCGCCCCGAACAGCAGCAGCAGGAGGATCCACCGCTTGACGATCCGCATCTTCGACGTCCGTGTCGATCCGTCGCTTCCGGAACGGTCCCTGCCCGCGCGCATAGCGACGATTATAGGCGTTCCGATCGACGAGGTGCACCGGTTTTCCGTGGTCCGGCGGGGGTACGACGCTCGCAGGAAAGGCGACGTGCGCCGCGTCTACACGGTGGAGTGCACCCTCGGCTCCCCGGCGGCGGAGGAAGCGGCGTGCGCCCGGGTCCCCGGCGCGAAGCGGTACGAAGCACCCCCCGACCCGTTCCCCGCCTCCCCGGTGCGCCGGCCGGACCCCCCTCCCGTCGTCGTGGGGGCCGGACCGGCCGGGCTGTTCGCCGCCCTCACGCTGGCGCGGTTCGGCGCCCCCCCCGTCGTGCTGGAGCGCGGCCGCCCGGTGGAGGAGCGGGCCGGGGACGTCGCCCGGTTCTGGCGCGACGGGACCCTCGACCCCGAGAGCAACGCCCAGTTCGGGGAGGGGGGCGCGGGAACGTTTTCGGACGGGAAGCTCACCACCCGGACCGGGGACCCCCTCGCGGACCACGTGGTGTCGACGTTCGCGGAGTTCGCCGGGATCCCGGGGCTCGCCAAGGACGCGAAGCCGCACGTGGGGACCGACCGGTTGCGGCGCTTCTGCCGGCGGATGCGCGCGGAGCTCGCCTCCCTGGGCGCGACGGTCCGGTTCGGCGCGCGGGTCGAGGAGCTGGCGGCGTCGGAGGGGGAGGTGCGCGGGGTTCGCCTGGCGGGGGGCGAGGAGGTGCGGTCCCCGGTCGTCCTGCTGGCGACGGGGCATTCGGCGCGCGACACGGTGCGGCGGCTCTTCGCGCAGGGCGTCGGGATGTCGGCGAAGGCGTTCGCCGTCGGGTTCCGGGTGGAGCATCCCCAGGCGATGATCGACCGGATCCAGTACGGGGCGATGGCGGGGAAGGGCCTTCCCCCCGCGGACTATCGCCTGGCGGCGCGGGCCCCCTCGGGCCGCGGGGTCTACTCCTTCTGCATGTGCCCCGGCGGGGAGGTGATGAACGCGGCGTCCGGGGAGGGGCAGGCGCCGGTGAACGGGATGAGCTCCCGGGCCCGCAACTCCGGTTTCGGGAACGGCGGGATCGTCGCGTCGATCGCTCCCGCGGAGTTCGGGGAGGCGGGGGCGCGGGAGGACGGCCCCCTGGCGGGGATCGGTTTCCAGGAGGAGATCGAACGCAGGGCGTTCGCTCGCGGCGGCGGCGGGTACGGCGTGCCGGCCGCGAACCTGCTCGCCTTCGTGCGGGGGAAGGCGTTCCCCCCGTCCCCGGGGCGCCTCCTCGCCCCGCGGTTCGTCCCGGACGACCTGCACGGCATCCTGCCGGGCGCCGTGGAGGGGGACATCCGCTTCGGGCTGCTCCGGTTCGGCGGGGCGATGCGGGGGTTCCTCACCCGCGAGGCGACGCTGTACGCCGTCGAGTCCCGGACCTCCTCCCCCGTCCGGATCGAACGGGTGAATTACGCGTCGGTGACGCACAAAGGGTTGTATCCTGTCGGGGAGGGCGCGGGGCACGCCGGCGGGATCGTCTCCTCCGCCGTGGACGGGATCCGCGCCGCGCTCCGCATCCTCGAAACCTATTCCTCGTAGAAAGCAGGGGTGTCGATGCCGAAGACGCGTTACGTGAAGGATCTCAAGGAGGGGGAGCCGGTCCGCGACCTGTTCCTCGTCGCGAACAAGGCGCTGCTGACCAGCAACGCCGGGAAGCCGTACCTGACCTTGCAGCTGCGCGACCGGACCGGACAGATCGAGGCGAGGGTGTGGGACCGCGCCGAGGAGATCGGGAAGCGGTTCGACCGGGACGACGTGGTCGAGGTGGGCGGCACCGCGATCGCGTACCAGGGGCGCGTCCAGCTCAAGGTCCACGACGTCCGGCGGGAGGAGGGGGGGACGAAGGACCTCTCCGAGTACCTCCCGGTCACGAAGAAGGGGATCGAGCCGCTCTGGAGGACGCTCCAGGGGTACATCGGTGCGGTGAGGGACAAGGACCTGGCGCGCCTCCTCGCGGCCGTCTTTCCGGACCCGCCGGAGACGGACGTAGCGCGCCGCTTCCGCCAGGCCCCGGGGGGGAAGACGATGCACCACGACTACATCGGCGGGCTGCTGGAGCACACGGTCTCCGTCGCGGGGATCTGCCGCATGCTGTCGGAGCATTACGAAGGGGTGGACGCCGACCTGCTCCTTGCCGGGGCGCTGCTGCACGACGTCGGGAAGGTGCACGAGCTCTCCTACGAGGGGGCGTTCGACTACACGGACGAGGGACGCCTTCTGGGGCACCTCTACATGGGGACCGAGTACGTGAGCCGCGTCTGCGCCGCCCTCCCCGGCTTTCCGCCGGAGAAGACCATGCTCGTGAAGCACATCATCCTGTCCCACCACGGGGAGCTCGAGTACGGCTCCCCGAAGCGGCCCAAGACGCTGGAGGCGATCCTGCTCCATCACGTGGAGAACATGGACGCCAAGGCGACCGCGTTCGGGGACGCCATCGCGGAGCTTCGCGAGGGGGCCCGCTGGACCGACTACCAGCGGATGTTCGAGCGGTACCTCTTCTCCGGGAAATTCCCGAAGGAGTAACCAGGGGGGACATTCTTGGCCAAGGGGGGACATACCTGGTCCTGGCCCGGGAGGAAGGGAAGGTGTGTCCTCCCACTGCGGGGAAGAGTGTCCCCCCCCAGGGCGAAAGGCTTTTGATGGAGGATTGGAAAGCGTTTCTCGACGACCGGGAGCGGCGGCGGCTGCTGCGGCGGCTCGTCCCGTCGTCCGGGCGCGCCCCCGCCCTCGCGGTGCGGGACGGCCGGGAGTACGTCGACTTCTCCTCCAACGACTACCTCGGGCTGTCGTCCCACCCCGCGCTGGTCGGCGCGGCGCGGGAGGCGCTCGACCGGTACGGCGTCGGGTCCGGGGCGTCCCGCCTGATGAGCGGGGACCTCGCGATCCACCACGAGCTCGAGGATGCCGTCGCGGCGTTCAAGGGGAGCGAGGCGGCCCTGGTCTTCAACTCCGGCTACCAGGCGAACACGGGGATCGTCCCCGCCCTGTTCGGGCGGCGCGACGGGGTCTTCGCCGACCATCTCTGCCACGCCAGCCAGATCGACGGCGCGCTCCTGTCGCGCGCGAAGCTCCTGCGCTTCCGGCACAACGACCCGGAGCATCTCGACCGGATGCTCGGGAAGCACCGCGGGGCGTTCGAACGGGCGCTGGTGATGACGGAGAGCGTCTTCAGCATGGACGGGGACCTCGCCCCCCTCTCCCCGCTCCTCGCCGTCTGCCGCCGGCACCGTTGCCTGCTGATGGTCGACGAAGCCCACGCGACGGGGGTGTTCGGCCCGCAGGGGCGCGGGTGCGTCGAGGGGGAGGGGCTCGCCGGGCAGGTGGACCTCGTGATGGGGACGTTCAGCAAGGCGCTGGGCGGGTTCGGGGCGTACCTCGCGTCGTCGCGGACGGTGATCGACACCCTGGTCAACACGGCCCGCAGCTTCATCTATTCCACCGCGCTTCCGCCCCCGGTGATCGCCGCCGACCTCGCCGCCCTCCGGCTCTGCCTGGCCGGAGAGACGCGCGGCGAGGAGCTTCTGCGCCGGGCCGGCGCGTTCCGGGGCGCGCTCCGCGGGAAGGGGTGGACCGTCGGCGGGGAGAGCCAGATCGTCCCCGTCGTCGTGGGGGAGAGCGCCCTCGCCGTCTCCCTCTCGGGCACGCTCGCGGACCGGGGGTTCCTCGCGCTGCCGGTGCGCCCGCCCACGGTCCCCGAAGGGTCGGCCCGGCTGCGGTTTTCCCTGACCGCCGCGCACACCGACCGGCAGGTCGCCGATGTCGTGGAGGCCCTCGGTGCCGCGTGAGGCAGTGGGGGACACTCCTTGTTGTTTCGACGAGAAAACCAGGAGTGTCCCCCCTTATGGGAAGAGTGTCCTCCGCCAATGATGACGAGCAAGGATGAGTTCTTCGTTGTTGGTGGGGGCGGAGTTCCGTCGGTGGTCCTGCTGCCCGGGTGGGCGACGGACGGGCGGATCTTCGACGGCGCGCTCCCCGGCGTGACCGCGGTGACGACCGGGCCGCTCCGGCCGGAGGGGTTCGCCGCGCGGCTCGCGGCGTTCCTCGACCGCGCCGCGCGCGGCCCCGTGACGGTCGTCGGGTGGTCGCTCGGCGGGTTCCTCGCGGCCGGGTTCGCGCGGGAATGCCCGGACCGGGTGCGGCGGCTCGTGCTCGTCGGGATCCGGCGAGCGTATCCCGAGGGAGAGGTGGCGGCGGTCCTGCGGTCGCTCTCGGCCGACCCGGGCGGCTCCCTTTCGGGATTCTACGCGCGATGCTTCTACCCGTCGCAGATGCCCGATTACCGCCGGTTCCGCTCCGGGCTGCAGGCGGCGTATCTGCGGGAGATGGACGTCGGCGCGCTGCGGGAAGGGCTCTCCTACCTCGCCGCCGCGAGCCTCTCCGGCGGGACGCTTCCGGCGTGCCCCGTGGCGATCGTCCACGGGGAGGACGACGTGATCGCGCCGTTCGCCGAGGCGGAAGGCGTGGCCCGGGAGGGCGGGAACGCGACGTTTCACCCGCTGGCGGGGGCGGCGCACGCCGCCTTCCTCGCGGACGGGTTCCGCGCGGTGGTCGCCGATGGTTGACCCCGCCGTCCTTCGCCGCTTCTCGGCCGGCGCCTCCCGGTACGAGGCGCACGCGCATGCGCAGCGGCTCTCCGCCGTCGACCTGCTGGCGTACACCGAGGCGTCGATCGGGCCCTCCCCCGGCCGGGAGGGGGGCTTCAGGATCCTCGAGCCGGGCTGCGGGACGGGGCTCTACACGCGGATGCTGCTCGACGCCTTCCCCGGCGCATCCATGCTCGGGGTGGACGTCTCGGAGGCGATGGTGCGGGTCGCGAAGCGGCGGATCGACGACCCGCGGGTCCGCTTCGCCGTGGCCGACGCGGAGGAGATCGCGACGGGGAGCTACGACCTCGTAACCTCCAACGCCGTCTTCCAGTGGTTCACCTCCCTTCCCCGCACCCTGGCGCGGATGGCATCCCTCCTCCCGGGCCGCGGGCTGCTGACCTTCTCCTTCTTCGGCCCGGAAACGTACGCGGAGCTGGACGCCGCCTTGCGCGCGTCGGCGCTCCCGGGGGTCGCGCGCGGCGGGTCGCGGGTCGCCGCCGCCGCGTTCCACTCCCGGGAGGAGATCTCCGGCGCGCTTTCGGCCGCGTTCCCCCGGTGGAACGTCGTCGAGCGGCGGTACCACCAGGATTTTCCGACCCTGGCGGAGCTGTTGCGAAGCATCCGGTACACGGGGACGGGCGGAGCCGGGGCGCGGGAGCCGTGGAGCCCGGGGAAGCTCGCGCGGGTCGAGGAGGCGTACCGGGAGCGGGACGGCGGGATCCGGGCGACGTACCAGGTCTTCCTTT includes:
- the lnt gene encoding apolipoprotein N-acyltransferase, with product MSKMRSRLSSYRLPLLSGLLLGTSNIPFPPWALLFCFVPLWLFWLREGSVRKILWGGWLAQFLFCLVGFHWVAHTAHEFGHMPWPAALLVLLLFCSFGHLFVVLAGLSFALLRDRLRLSRGARMLLLPCVTALCWRIVPMIFPWNLGYPWMGARLPAFQLAEFVGFEGLGVLTLFLNLALLAAWEHRKERKGAYLLGGTAALLLLLNGAGWIAGKGQPTPDATARVLVVQGNIGNLEKVSAETREDAREEILRRYFRLTREGLAREGGRAPDFVVWPETAFSGTILTGRRHAGYAAVLSEFVQRNGTPLITGALRRDAGTGRKSNSMVFVGRDGWMTGPPYDKTRLLVFGEYVPFSRSLPGVRRWFPWAGNFTPGPGPGIRRIAGLRVGPQICYEGLFPELSRELADQGAQIFVNVTNDSWFGTTAEPYQHLVMTLARGIEFRRPVVRATNTGISAAMTADGTAMERSPLQEEWTHLYEIPYRKEPLPTFYQEHGSRLVPAFLWLAAGILIAAGRRGGQGDS
- a CDS encoding cold shock domain-containing protein, giving the protein MAQGTVKWFNDAKGYGFIAQEGGPDVFVHFSAIKMDGFRSLKEGERVEFEITEGPKGPQAANVTKP
- the secG gene encoding preprotein translocase subunit SecG, with the translated sequence MHTLIVILHIVVSVALILVILLQTGKGSDIGAVFGGGSSQTLFGSTGPTSFLSKLTAGAAIVFMLTSLFLAYFSGRAPSSSIMKSGAPAPVQTMPGPPASLPAPPAGVPAMPAAPPAR
- the tpiA gene encoding triose-phosphate isomerase, which gives rise to MRVPVVAGNWKMYKTAAEAAAFVRAFLPMVSGVRGVEIVLAPPYPSIGAVAQLVKGSGIGVASQNVHFADEGAFTGEVSARMLKEAGATHCIIGHSERRQYYAETDDAVNRKVRAALAAGLTPILCVGEMLPDREAGKTFDVVGRQLAGGSKEIPADAAARVIVAYEPVWAIGTGKTATPAQAQEVHAFLRGRLKELWKDAADSVRILYGGSVKPDNIAALMANEDIDGALVGGASLSPESFAKIVTFH
- the gap gene encoding type I glyceraldehyde-3-phosphate dehydrogenase, whose protein sequence is MAVKVGINGFGRIGRNFFRAAYKDPSLQIVAVNDITDAKTLGHLLKYDSVHGRFEASVEVKENAIVVNGKEVQVLSCKDAADLPWGKLGVEIVIESTGRYTDREGAGKHLATGAKRVIISAPAKGEDATFVMGVNEKTFDPAKHFLLSNASCTTNCLAPVAKVLLDTFGIERGLMTTIHAYTNDQKILDLPHKDLRRARAAGMSMIPTTTGAAKAVSLVIPELKGRLDGMAIRVPTPNVSLVDLTVELSKTATAEEINAAMKKASEGPMKGVLQYVDEPLVSIDFNHDPVSSSFDALSTKVIGGKMAKVLAWYDNEWGYSCRLVDLAKYVSAAR
- a CDS encoding D-glycerate dehydrogenase, coding for MERRTIVVTRRLPGVPWDDLAKRFRAGGPPGEGTMPREEFLARARGASGILCTLADRVDAELMDAAGPSLAVVSNFAVGVDNVDVAGATRRGIRVCNTPDVLTDATADLGFALLLSAARKVSDADRFVRAGGWTGWDPWGLLGVPVAGKTLGIVGMGKIGAGVALRSRGFSMKVLYHNRRRVPPSEEAGLAASYRDLDALLAESDFVVLCVPLTKETRGLISAERLGRMKRTAVLVNISRGEVVDEEAVATALAEGRLFGAGFDVYEKEPMVHPKLLAAPSAVLLPHLGSATGETREAMGRLATENLLAALDGREPPCPVN
- a CDS encoding LEA type 2 family protein; this translates as MRIVKRWILLLLLFGAVCLPVSSCRPLLKEVFKAPKVRVVDVGVAGDPFHSRGPVDVVLHLAIDNPNSYALTVTGVAYSATVGTRKVADGERTEEVRIEPAGRTVVKVPVRLQTDIFADALREMLAARAISYEFNGSVSVLAPFVGVVRVPFHRTGTIDPMDILRRKGIRIN
- a CDS encoding HD domain-containing protein; this translates as MPKTRYVKDLKEGEPVRDLFLVANKALLTSNAGKPYLTLQLRDRTGQIEARVWDRAEEIGKRFDRDDVVEVGGTAIAYQGRVQLKVHDVRREEGGTKDLSEYLPVTKKGIEPLWRTLQGYIGAVRDKDLARLLAAVFPDPPETDVARRFRQAPGGKTMHHDYIGGLLEHTVSVAGICRMLSEHYEGVDADLLLAGALLHDVGKVHELSYEGAFDYTDEGRLLGHLYMGTEYVSRVCAALPGFPPEKTMLVKHIILSHHGELEYGSPKRPKTLEAILLHHVENMDAKATAFGDAIAELREGARWTDYQRMFERYLFSGKFPKE
- the bioF gene encoding 8-amino-7-oxononanoate synthase, giving the protein MEDWKAFLDDRERRRLLRRLVPSSGRAPALAVRDGREYVDFSSNDYLGLSSHPALVGAAREALDRYGVGSGASRLMSGDLAIHHELEDAVAAFKGSEAALVFNSGYQANTGIVPALFGRRDGVFADHLCHASQIDGALLSRAKLLRFRHNDPEHLDRMLGKHRGAFERALVMTESVFSMDGDLAPLSPLLAVCRRHRCLLMVDEAHATGVFGPQGRGCVEGEGLAGQVDLVMGTFSKALGGFGAYLASSRTVIDTLVNTARSFIYSTALPPPVIAADLAALRLCLAGETRGEELLRRAGAFRGALRGKGWTVGGESQIVPVVVGESALAVSLSGTLADRGFLALPVRPPTVPEGSARLRFSLTAAHTDRQVADVVEALGAA
- a CDS encoding alpha/beta fold hydrolase — protein: MMTSKDEFFVVGGGGVPSVVLLPGWATDGRIFDGALPGVTAVTTGPLRPEGFAARLAAFLDRAARGPVTVVGWSLGGFLAAGFARECPDRVRRLVLVGIRRAYPEGEVAAVLRSLSADPGGSLSGFYARCFYPSQMPDYRRFRSGLQAAYLREMDVGALREGLSYLAAASLSGGTLPACPVAIVHGEDDVIAPFAEAEGVAREGGNATFHPLAGAAHAAFLADGFRAVVADG
- a CDS encoding methyltransferase domain-containing protein, translating into MVDPAVLRRFSAGASRYEAHAHAQRLSAVDLLAYTEASIGPSPGREGGFRILEPGCGTGLYTRMLLDAFPGASMLGVDVSEAMVRVAKRRIDDPRVRFAVADAEEIATGSYDLVTSNAVFQWFTSLPRTLARMASLLPGRGLLTFSFFGPETYAELDAALRASALPGVARGGSRVAAAAFHSREEISGALSAAFPRWNVVERRYHQDFPTLAELLRSIRYTGTGGAGAREPWSPGKLARVEEAYRERDGGIRATYQVFLCRGVIPEGGGG